Proteins encoded together in one Mycolicibacter minnesotensis window:
- a CDS encoding pyruvate carboxylase: protein MISKVLVANRGEIAVRAFRAACELGVGTVAVYPYEDRNSLHRLKADESYQIGEEGHPVRAYLSVDEIVSTAVRCGADAVYPGYGFLSENPQLAQACAEADITFVGPSAAVLALTGNKSRAVAAAQEAGLPVLASSAPSSSVEELLAAAQDMTFPLFVKAVAGGGGRGMRRVADIEALAEAIEAASREADSAFGDAHVYLEQAVLNPRHIEVQILADTYGNVIHLYERDCSVQRRHQKVVELAPAPNLDPALRAKICADAVAFARQIGYTCAGTVEFLVDERGHHVFIEMNPRIQVEHTVTEEITDVDLVSAQLRIAAGESLTDLGLTQESITLHGAALQCRITTEDPANGFRPDTGRISAYRSPGGAGIRLDGGTTLGAEISAHFDSMLVKLTCRGRDFSTAVNRSRRAIAEFRIRGVATNIPFLQAVLDDPDFSAGRVTTSFIDERPQLLTARSSADRGTKILNYLADVTVNSPHGTRPTAVYPRDKLPELDLSGAPPAGSKQRLAALGPEGFARWLRESPAVGLTDTTFRDAHQSLLATRVRTSGLVKVAPYVARAMPQLLSVECWGGATYDVALRFLKEEPWERLAALREALPNICLQMLLRGRNTVGYTPYPELVTSAFVQEATETGIDIFRIFDALNNVDSMRPAIDAVRETGTAVAEVAMCYTGDLASPGETLYTLDYYLRLAEQIVDAGAHVLAIKDMSGLLRPAAATTLVSALRSRFDLPIHVHTHDTAGGQLASYVAAWQAGADAVDGAAAPLAGTTSQPALSSIIAAAAHTDHDTGISLDAVGDLEPYWEALRKVYAPFESGLAAPTGRVYRHEIPGGQLSNLHQQAKALGLADRFEDVEANYAAADAVLGRLIKVTPSSKVVGDLALALVGAEVSADEFAVDPSRVDIPDSVIGFLRGELGDPAGGWPEPLRTKALEGRGPARGVQQLSADDEAVLATSGPQRQARLNRLLFPGPTKEFEAHRELYGDTSRLSANQFFYGLRQGEEHRVRLERGVELLIGLQAISEPDERGMRTVMCILNGQLRPVEVRDRSVASEVPVAEKADRTKPGHVAAPFAGVVTVGVAEGEQVTAGQTVATIEAMKMEAAITAPADGTVARVAVARTAQVEGGDLLVVLS, encoded by the coding sequence GTGATCTCCAAAGTGCTGGTGGCAAACCGCGGAGAGATCGCCGTCCGTGCATTCCGTGCCGCCTGCGAGCTCGGGGTCGGCACTGTGGCCGTCTACCCATACGAGGACCGCAACTCGCTGCACCGGCTCAAGGCCGACGAGTCTTATCAGATCGGTGAAGAGGGCCATCCGGTCCGCGCCTACTTGTCGGTTGACGAGATCGTCAGTACCGCAGTGCGATGCGGTGCTGATGCGGTGTACCCGGGTTACGGATTTCTTTCGGAGAACCCCCAACTGGCGCAGGCGTGCGCGGAGGCCGACATCACCTTCGTCGGACCCAGTGCGGCGGTACTGGCGCTGACCGGCAACAAATCGCGCGCAGTCGCGGCCGCGCAAGAGGCGGGCCTACCGGTGCTGGCATCGTCGGCGCCCTCGTCGTCGGTCGAGGAGTTGCTGGCCGCGGCCCAAGACATGACCTTCCCGCTGTTCGTCAAGGCGGTCGCCGGTGGCGGCGGGCGCGGGATGCGCCGTGTCGCCGACATCGAGGCACTGGCCGAGGCGATCGAGGCGGCAAGCCGGGAAGCGGATTCGGCCTTCGGCGACGCGCACGTCTATCTCGAGCAAGCCGTGCTCAACCCGCGCCACATCGAAGTGCAGATCCTGGCCGACACCTACGGCAATGTGATCCACCTCTACGAGCGGGACTGCAGTGTGCAGCGCCGGCATCAGAAGGTTGTCGAGCTGGCTCCGGCGCCCAATTTGGATCCGGCTCTGCGCGCGAAGATCTGTGCCGACGCCGTCGCCTTCGCACGCCAGATCGGCTACACCTGCGCCGGCACGGTGGAGTTCTTGGTCGACGAACGCGGCCACCACGTGTTCATCGAGATGAACCCCCGCATCCAGGTGGAGCACACCGTCACCGAGGAGATCACCGACGTCGACCTGGTTTCCGCGCAGCTTCGGATTGCGGCCGGTGAGTCGCTGACCGACCTGGGGCTGACCCAGGAGTCGATCACGTTGCACGGCGCGGCGCTGCAATGCCGGATCACCACCGAGGATCCGGCCAACGGATTTCGTCCCGACACCGGTCGTATCAGTGCCTACCGCAGCCCGGGCGGAGCCGGGATCCGGCTCGACGGCGGCACCACCCTGGGCGCTGAGATCAGTGCCCATTTCGACTCGATGCTGGTGAAGCTGACCTGCCGGGGCCGTGATTTCTCCACTGCGGTGAACCGGTCCCGCCGAGCGATCGCCGAGTTCCGAATCCGCGGCGTTGCCACCAACATTCCTTTCCTGCAGGCAGTGCTCGATGATCCAGACTTCTCGGCGGGCCGAGTCACGACATCGTTTATCGACGAGCGCCCTCAGCTGTTGACCGCGCGATCTTCGGCCGACCGCGGCACTAAGATCTTGAACTACCTGGCCGACGTCACGGTCAACAGTCCGCATGGGACCCGGCCCACCGCGGTATATCCCCGGGACAAGTTGCCGGAGTTGGACCTTTCAGGGGCGCCCCCGGCGGGTTCCAAGCAGCGACTGGCCGCCCTGGGGCCGGAGGGATTCGCCCGCTGGCTGCGGGAATCGCCGGCTGTCGGGTTGACCGACACCACGTTCCGGGACGCCCACCAATCCTTGCTGGCCACCCGGGTGCGCACCAGTGGCTTGGTGAAGGTGGCCCCCTATGTGGCCCGAGCCATGCCGCAACTGTTGTCGGTCGAGTGCTGGGGTGGAGCGACTTATGATGTCGCGCTGCGCTTTTTGAAGGAAGAACCGTGGGAGAGGCTGGCCGCGCTACGTGAGGCATTGCCCAACATCTGCCTGCAGATGCTGCTGCGCGGCCGCAACACCGTCGGTTACACGCCCTATCCGGAGCTGGTAACCTCGGCGTTCGTCCAGGAGGCGACCGAGACCGGTATTGATATCTTCCGGATCTTCGACGCACTCAACAACGTGGACTCGATGCGCCCGGCCATTGACGCGGTGCGCGAAACCGGTACTGCGGTAGCCGAAGTCGCGATGTGTTACACCGGTGACCTGGCCAGCCCGGGCGAGACGCTCTACACCCTGGACTACTACCTGAGGCTGGCCGAGCAGATCGTGGACGCCGGTGCCCATGTGCTGGCGATCAAGGACATGTCGGGGCTGTTGCGACCCGCCGCGGCGACCACCCTGGTGAGCGCGCTGCGCAGCCGTTTCGATCTGCCCATCCACGTGCACACCCACGACACCGCGGGCGGTCAGCTGGCCAGCTACGTGGCAGCCTGGCAAGCAGGCGCGGACGCCGTCGACGGTGCGGCCGCTCCGCTGGCCGGAACCACCAGTCAGCCGGCACTGAGTTCGATCATCGCCGCCGCGGCTCACACCGACCACGACACCGGGATATCGCTGGACGCCGTCGGGGACTTGGAGCCGTACTGGGAGGCGCTGCGAAAGGTATACGCGCCGTTCGAATCCGGGCTGGCGGCGCCCACCGGGCGGGTCTATCGCCACGAGATACCCGGTGGCCAGCTGTCCAACCTGCATCAGCAGGCCAAGGCTCTCGGGCTGGCGGACCGATTCGAGGACGTTGAGGCCAACTATGCCGCCGCGGACGCGGTACTGGGCCGGCTGATCAAAGTCACCCCGAGTTCGAAGGTGGTCGGAGATCTGGCTTTGGCGCTGGTCGGTGCAGAGGTGAGCGCCGACGAGTTCGCCGTCGACCCGTCTCGGGTCGACATCCCAGACTCGGTGATCGGATTCCTGCGAGGCGAACTGGGCGACCCGGCCGGTGGCTGGCCGGAGCCCCTGCGTACCAAGGCGCTGGAGGGTCGTGGTCCGGCACGCGGGGTGCAGCAGCTGTCGGCCGACGACGAGGCGGTGTTGGCAACGTCGGGTCCGCAACGCCAGGCTCGACTGAATCGTCTGCTGTTCCCTGGTCCGACAAAGGAATTCGAGGCGCATCGCGAACTCTACGGCGATACATCCCGGTTGTCGGCAAACCAGTTCTTCTACGGCCTGCGCCAAGGTGAGGAACACCGGGTCAGGCTGGAACGTGGGGTGGAGCTGCTCATCGGGCTGCAGGCCATCTCCGAACCGGATGAGCGAGGGATGCGCACCGTGATGTGCATCCTCAATGGTCAGCTGCGGCCGGTGGAGGTGCGCGACCGTAGCGTCGCCAGTGAGGTGCCCGTAGCCGAGAAGGCCGACCGCACCAAGCCGGGTCATGTTGCGGCCCCGTTCGCCGGCGTGGTCACCGTCGGGGTGGCCGAGGGCGAGCAGGTCACCGCCGGGCAGACCGTCGCTACCATCGAGGCGATGAAAATGGAGGCTGCCATCACCGCACCCGCCGACGGTACCGTCGCCCGGGTGGCCGTTGCCAGAACCGCTCAGGTCGAAGGCGGCGACTTGCTGGTGGTACTGAGCTGA
- a CDS encoding vitamin K epoxide reductase family protein yields the protein MPVAASRAWAVLIGGVIGLAASVTLTVEKIKLLLDSGYVPSCNLNPVLSCGSVMVTPQASVLGFPNPLMGIVAFTVVVVTGVLAVANVPLPQWYWTGLSLGTLAGAGFVHWLIFQSLYRIGALCPYCMVVWAVTLCLLVIFAALASEQGGIRKNLQHLHRWRWTIAALWFIALFLLVFIRFQDYWITLL from the coding sequence GTGCCCGTGGCCGCGTCCCGGGCTTGGGCCGTGCTCATCGGCGGAGTCATCGGATTGGCCGCCTCGGTCACGCTGACCGTCGAGAAGATCAAACTGCTGCTGGACTCCGGGTACGTGCCGTCGTGCAACCTCAACCCGGTGTTGTCCTGCGGATCGGTGATGGTCACCCCGCAGGCGTCGGTGTTGGGCTTCCCGAACCCGTTGATGGGGATCGTTGCTTTCACGGTGGTGGTGGTGACCGGGGTCCTCGCTGTGGCGAACGTTCCACTGCCGCAATGGTATTGGACAGGACTGTCGCTCGGCACGCTGGCCGGTGCAGGTTTCGTGCACTGGCTGATCTTCCAGAGCCTGTACCGGATCGGTGCGCTGTGTCCGTACTGCATGGTGGTGTGGGCGGTCACGCTGTGCCTGCTGGTGATATTCGCAGCCCTAGCATCTGAGCAGGGTGGTATACGCAAAAATTTGCAGCATTTGCACCGATGGCGTTGGACCATTGCTGCGTTATGGTTTATCGCGTTATTTCTGTTGGTATTTATTCGGTTTCAGGACTACTGGATAACGCTGCTGTAG